agagctctttagatttttcggagctctttagatattttagggctttttagagttttcagggtttttttagaattttcaaggctttttagagaacactcaaagttgatcttcactattgtaggtatttgttattatcattctttaccgaatctcctagcttgtagatcccagtgttacggagtataattaaatttaagcttttcaaagctttttagagtttcttagagctctttcagagctctttaatgtttttaggaaacattcaaaataatcttcattattgtagggaattttgttagtatcattctttataaagaaataagttattttcagttggctttaacgaatcccctggctagtagatactagcgctacgaaatataattaacttaaagctttttcagaggtttttagagtttttggaGCTATATAGAATTTTCAGagttctttggatattttagggatttttagagttttcaaggtttttttatagttttcaaggcttttaagagaactttcaaagttgatcttcgctattgtagggatttgttattatcattctttaacgaatctcctatcttgtagattttGTAAATATTGACTATTCATTAATACATTCtggatttagaaaaaaaaacctatcttgtagatcccagtgctccggagtataattaaatttaagcttttcaaagtcttttggagtcttcctgagctttttagagtttcccaaaactctttcagggctctttagtgtttttaggaaacattcaaagataatcttcattattgtagggaattttgttagtatcattatttataaagaattaagttattttcatttggctttaacgaatcccctggctagtagatactagtgctacgaaatataataaacttaaagctttttcagagatttttaaattttttcagagctctttagatttttatgagctctttagatattttagggctttttagagttttcagggtatttttagagttttcaaggctttttagagaacattcaaagttgatctttactattgtacgaatttgttattatcattctttaacgaatctcctagcttatagaacccattgctacagagtataattaaatttaatcttttaaaagctttttggagtcttcctgatctttttagagtttctcatagctctttcagggttctttagtgattttagggtttttaggaaaaattcaaagataatcttcattattgtaggaaatttttttagtatcattcattataaagaattaagttactttcagttggctttgacgaatcccttggctagtagatactagccctacgaaatataattaaattaaagctttctcagagctttttagagtttttcagagctctttagatttttcggagctctttagatattttagggctttttagagttttcagggtttttttagaattttcaaggctttttagagaacactcaaagttgatcttcactattgtaggtatttgttattatcattctttaccgaatctcctagcttgtagatcccagtgttacggagtataattaaatttaagcttttcaaagctttttagagtttcttagagctctttcagagctctttaatgtttttaggaaacattcaaaataatcttcattattgtagggaattttgttagtatcattctttataaagaaataagttattttcagttggctttaacgaatcccctggctagtagatactagcgctacgaaatataattaacttaaagctttttcagaggtttttagagtttttggaGCTATATAGAATTTTCAGagttctttggatattttagggatttttagagttttcaaggtttttttatagttttcaaggcttttaagagaactttcaaagttgatcttcgctattgtagggatttgttattatcattctttaacgaatctcctatcttgtagattttGTAAATATTGATAATTCATTAATACATTCTGGATTTAGAAAAAAaacctatcttgtagatcccagtgctccggagtataattaaatttaagcttttcaaagtcttttggagtcttcctgagctttttagagtttcccaaaactctttcagggctctttagtgtttttaggaaacattcaaagataatcttcattattgtagggaattttgttagtatcattatttataaagaattaagttattttcatttggctttaacgaatcccctggctagtagatactagtgctacgaaatataataaacttaaagctttttcagagatttttaaattttttcagagctctttagatttttatgagctctttagatattttagggctttttagagttttcagggtatttttagagttttcaaggctttttagagaacattcaaagttgatctttactattgtacgaatttgttattatcattctttaacgaatctcctagcttatagatcctagTACTAcatagtataattaaatttaatcttttaaaagatttttggagtcttcctaagctttttagagtttcccatagctctttcagggctctttagtgattttagggtttttaggaaaaattcaaacataatcttcattattgtagggaattttttaagtattattctttataaagaattaagttactttcagttggctttaaagaatcccctggctagtagatactagcgctacgaaatataattaacttaaagccttttcaaagctttttagattttttcagggttctttagatttttcggagctctttagatattagagggctttttagagttttcagggtttttttagaattttcaaggctttttagagaacattcaaagttgatcttcactattgtaggtatttgttattatcattctttaacgaatctcctagcttgtagatcccagtgttacaaagtataattaaatttaagcttttcaaagctttttagagtttcttagagctctttcagagctctttaatgtttttaggaaacattcaaagataatcttcattattgtagggaattttgttagtatcattctttataaagaattaatttattttcagttggctttaacgaatcccctggctagtagatattagtgctacgaaatataataaacttaaagctttttcagagatttttaaagtttttcagagccctttagatttttatgagctctttagatattttagggctttttagagttttcagggtttttttagagttttcaagcctTTATAGAGAACAGTCAAAGTTGATCTTTACTATTGtacggatttgttattatcattctttaatgaatctcctagcttatagatcctagtactacagagtataattaaatttaatcttttaaaagatttttggagtcttcctgagctttttagagtttcccatagctctttcagggctctttagtgattttagggtttttaggaaaaattcaaagatagtcttcattattgtagggaattttgttagtattattctttataaagaattaagttactttcagttggctttagcggatcccctggctagtagattgtagtgctacgaaatataattaacttaaagctttttcagagatttttaaagtttttcagagctctttagatttttatgaggtctttagatattttagggctttttagagttttcaggttttttttagagttttcaagactttttaaaaaacattcaaagttgatctttactAATGTacggatttgctattatcattattTAGCGAATCACCtatcttatagatcccagtgctccggagtataattaaatttaagttgtttagagctttttggagtcttcctgagctttttagagtttcccatagctctttcagggctctttagtgtttttaggaaaaattcaaagataatcttcattattgcatggaattttgttattatcattctttataaagaattaagttttttttccgttggctttaacgaatcccctggctagtagatactagtgctacgtaatataattaacttaaagctttttcagagctctttagatttttatgagctctttagatattttagggctttttagagttttcaaggttttttttagagttttcaaggctttttagtgaacattcaaagttgatcttcactattgtagggatttgttattatcattctttaacgaatctcttagcttatagatcccagtgctacaaggtataattaaatataatctttaaaagctttttggagtcttcttgagctttttagagtttctcatagctctttcagagctctttagtgattttaggaaaaattcaaagataatcttcattattgtaggaaattttttgttattatcattctttataaagaattaagtttctTTCAGTtgtctttaacgaatcccctggctagtagatactagcgttacgaaatataattaacttaaagctttttcagagatttttagagtttttcagagctctttagatatttcgaagatctttagatattttagggctttttagagttttcagggtttttttagagttttcaaggctttttagagaacattgaaagttgatcttcattattgtagggattttttattatcaatctttaacaaatctcctagcttgtagatcccagtgttacggagtataattaaagcttttcaaagctttttggagtcttcctgagcgttttagagtttcccagagctcttcaggtctctttcagggctctttagggtttctaggaaacattcaaagaaaatattcattattgtagggattttgttagtatcattctttataaagaattaagttacttacaatgggctttaaagaatcccctggctagtagatactagtgctacgaaatataattaacttaaagctttttcaaagcattttaaagtttttcagagctcttaagatttttatgagctcgttaaatattttagggctttttagagttttcagggtttttttagagttttcaaggctttttagagaacattcaaagttgatcttcactattatagggatttgttattatcattctttaacgaatttccTAGCTTATTGATCCCAGTGCTAcaaagtattattaaatttaagcttttaaaagcttttggagtcttcccgagatttttagagtttctcatagcggtttttaggaaaaattcaaagctaatcttcattattgtaggaaattatgttagtatcattctttataaagaattaagttactttcagttggctttaacgaatcccgtggctagtatatactagtgctacgaaatataattaacttaatgcTTTtacagagatttttagagtttttcagagctctttagatttttcggatctctttagatattttaggactttttagagttttcaagggttttttagagttttcaaggctttttagagaacactcaaagttgatcttcactattgtagggatttgttattatcattctttcacAAATCTCCCAGCTTATAGATTCCAGTgttacgaagtataattaaatttaagcttttcaaagctttttaaagttttcctgagcttttagagtttcccagagctctttcaaggctctttaatgtttttaggttatctaggaaacattcaaagataatcttcattattgtagggaattttattagtatcattctttataaagaattaatttattttcagttggctttaacgaatcccctggcttgtagatactagtgctacgaaatataattaacttaaagctttttcagagctttttaaagtttttcagagctctttagatttttatgagctctttagatattttagggatttttatagttttcagggtttttttttagagttttcaaggctttttagtgaacattcaaagttgatcttcactactgtagggtttttttttttttgataagtcaaaaattgaattgaaatgaaaagagatatttacatcataGAAtttgagaaaagaggtcacagcaaccccaaaaactcaaaaactatttaaaacgaaaataagaaACATTAGGATACTCAATTAAGTTTAATAAAAGAGGACGCCCAACAAAATTGAGTCTCACTCCAGAATCTAAAAAACAACCAGTCTTTGCCATcttatcagctgcaaaatttgcttcaCGAAACGTATGCACCAATTGAATAGAATCAAACTTGACTTTAGCTTCATACCATCTCTGTCTTGCAAACCATGGTATATTATCCCCTTCCAAAGCAGTTATAACACTCATAGAATCAGTCCTTACAAGAAAATCTCTGTAACCCCATTGAACTTCCCAATCTAAGCCAATTAAAATGCTATATAATTCCAccaaaaaaattagaaataaCACCAAGGCCAACACACATTGCTCCCACCACTTCACAAGCTGAATTCCTAGCCACCACTCCAGCTCCGGCCACCCCTGGGTTACCTCTAGAAGCTCCATCACAGCACAACAAGAGTTGATTTTGCATTGGAGGCTGCCAAAGACACTCAACAGGTTCCAACATCTTCACCGTACGACATTTTACTCTGAAAAAAACCAATATCTCCAGATCTTCAACCCTGTTAAGCATACACCCCTTCATTCTATCTGAGTATTCATGAATGAAAataagaattaagttattttcaataggctttaacgaatcccctggctagtagatactagtgctacgaaatatctGAGTATTCAGAATATTCTATCTGAGTATTCTATCCGAgtattcactattgtagggatttgttattatcattctttaacgaatctcctagcttatagatcccagtgctacatggtataattaaatttaatcttttaaaagctttttggagtcttcctgagctttttagagtttctcatagctctttcagggctctttagtgattttagggtttttaggaaaaattcaaagataatcttcattattgtatgaaattttttgttataatcattctttataaagactTAAGTTCCTTTCAGTtgtctttaacgaatcccctggctagtagatactagcgttacgaaatataattaacttaaagctttttcagagatttatagagtttttcatagctctttatatttttcagagatctttagatattttagggctttttagagttttcagggtttttttagagttttcaaggctttttagagaacattcaaagttgatcttcactattgtagggattttttattatcaatctttaacaaatctcctagcttgtagatcccaatgttacggagtataattaaatttaagcttttcaaagctttttggagtcttcctgagcgttttagagtttcccagagctcttcaggtctctttcagggctctttagggtttctaggcaatattcaaagataatcttcattattgtatggaattttgttagtatcattctttataaagaattaagttattttcaataggctttaacgaatcccctggatagtagatactagtgctacgaaatataattaacttaaagctttttcaaagcattttaaagtttttcagagctctttagatttttataagctctttagatattttagggatttttagagttttcagggtttttttagagttttcaaggctttttagagaacattcaaagttgatcttcactattgtaggatttgttattatcattctttaatgaatctcctagcttgtagatcccagtgctacaaagtataattaaatttaagcttttcaaagctttttagagtttcccagagctctttcagggctctttagtgtttttagggtttctaggaaacattcaaagataatcttcattattgaaaggaattttgttaatatcattctttataaagaattaaattcttttcagttggctttaacgaatcccctggctagtagatactagtgctacgaaatataattaacttaaagctttttcagagctttttaaagtttttcagagctctttaaatttttatgacctctttagatattttagggatttttacagttttcagggtttttttagagttttcaaggctttttagagaacattcaaagttgatcttcactattgtagggatttgttattatcattctttaacgaatatcctagcttatagatcccagtgctacaaaatataattaaatttaagtttttaaaagctttttgagtcttcctgagctttttagagtttcctagagctcATTCAAAGATCTTTAGTGTCTttggggtttttaggaaacattcaaagataatcttcattattgtagggaattttgttagtatcattctttataaagaagtaatttattttctgttggctttaacgaatcccctggctagtagatacaagTGCTAcgcaatataattaacttaaagctttttcagagatttttaaaaaatttcagagctctttagatttttatgatctctttagatattttagggctttttagagttttcatgttttttttagagttttcaaggatttttagagaacattcaaagttgatctttactattgtagggattttttattatcattctttaacgaatctcctagcttgtagatcccagtgttacagagtataattaaatttaagcttttcaaagatttttggagtcttcctgagatttttagagtttcccagagctctttcagggctctttagtgtttttagggtttcaaggaaacattcaaagataatcttcattattgtagggaattttgttagtatcattctttataaagaattaagttattttcacttggctttaacgaatctcctggctggcagatactagtgctacgaaatgtaattaacttaaagctttttcagagctttttaaattttttcagagctctttagatttttatgaggtctttagatattttagtgctttttagagttttcagggttcttttggagttttcaaggctttttagagaacattcaaagttgatcttcactattgtggggatttgttattatcattctttaatggatatcctagcttatagattccagtgctacagagtataattaaatttaagcttttaaaacctttttggagtcttcctgagcttttagagtttcaTAGAGCTCTTtgagggctctttagtgtttttagggtttctaggaaacattcaaagataatcttcattatttaagggaattttgttaatttaattctttataaagaattaagttattttcagttggctttaacgaatactctgtctagtagatactagtgctacgaaatataattaacttaaagctttttcagagctttttaaagtttttcagagctctttagatttttatgagaatttagatattttaaggatttttagagttttcagggttttttatagagttttcaaggctttttagagaacattcaaagttgatcttcactattgtagggatttgttattatcattttttaacgaatctcctagcttgtagatcccagtgttacgagTATAATTAAAtctaagcttttcaaagctttttggagtcttcctgagccttTTAGAGcttctcagagctcttttagggatcttcagtgtttttaggaaacattcaaagataatcttcattattgtagggaattttgtcagtatcattctttataaagaattaagttactttcagttggctttaacggatcccctggctagtagatcctagtgctacgaaatataattaacttaaagctttttcagagatttttagagtttttcagagccctttggatattttagggctttttagagttttcaaggcttttgaaagaacattcaaagttgatcttcactattgtagggattagttattatcaatctttaacaaatctcctagcttgtagatcccagtgttacggagtataattaaatttaagcttttcaaagcttttttgagtcttcctgagctttttagagtttcccagagctctttcagagccctttagtgtttttaggttttctaggaaacattcaaagataatcttcatcattgtagggaattttgttagtatcattctttataaagaattaagttactttcagttggctttaacgaatcccctggctagtagatactagcactacgaaatataattaacttaaaggttttttagagctttttagagtttcccagagctctttcacggctctttagtgtttttaggttttctaggaaacattcaaagataatcttcattattgtagggaattttgttagtatcattctttataaagaattaatttattttagttggctttaacgaatcccctggcttgtagatactagtgctacgaaatataattaacttaaaagctttttctgagctctttagatttttatgagctcgttagatattttagggatttttagagttttcagggtttttttttgagttttcaaggctttttagtgaacattcaaagttgatcttcactattgttggGATTTgtcattatcattctttaacaaatctcctagcttataggtCCCAGTGCTACagggtataattaaatttaatcttttaaaagctttttggattcttcctgagctttttagagtttctcatacctctttcagggttttttagtgattttagggtctttaggaaaaattcaaagataatcttcattattgtaggaaattttttgttattatcatcctttataaagaattaagttcctTTCAGTtgtctttaacgaatcccctggctagtagatactagcgttacgaaatataattaacttaaagctttttcagagatttttagagtttttcagagctctttagatttttcggagatctttagatattttagggctttttagagttttcagggttttttttagagttttcaaggcttttgaaagaacattcaaagttgatcttcactattgtagggattagttattatcaatctttaacaaatctcctagcttgtagatcccactgttacggagtataattaaatttaagcttttcaaagcttttttgaGTCTTcctgataatcttcattattgtagggaattttgttagtatcattctttataaagaattaagttattttcagttggctttaacgaatctcctggctggtagatactagtgctacgaaatgtaagtaacttaaagttttttcagagctttttaaattttttcagagctctttagatttttatgagatctttagatattttagtgctttttagagtttttagggttttttttggagttttcaacgctttttagagaacattcaaagttgatcttcactctTGTGGGGATTTGTTATAATCATTCTTCAATggatctcctagcttatagattccagtgctacagagtataattaaatttaagcttttaaaacctttttagagtcttcctgagcttttagagtttcaTAGAGCTCTTtgagggctctttagtgtttttagggtttctaggaaacattcaaagataatcttcattatttaagggaattttgttaatatcattctttataaagaattaagttattttcagttggtTTAACGAATACTCtgtctagtagatactagtgttatgaaatataattaacttaaagctttttcagagctttttaaagtttttcagagctctttagat
This genomic interval from Papaver somniferum cultivar HN1 unplaced genomic scaffold, ASM357369v1 unplaced-scaffold_33, whole genome shotgun sequence contains the following:
- the LOC113342061 gene encoding uncharacterized protein LOC113342061; translated protein: MKGCMLNRVEDLEILVFFRVKCRTVKMLEPVECLWQPPMQNQLLLCCDGASRGNPGVAGAGVVARNSACEVVGAIILIGLDWEVQWGYRDFLVRTDSMSVITALEGDNIPWFARQRWYEAKVKFDSIQLVHTFREANFAADKMAKTGCFLDSGVRLNFVGRPLLLNLIEYPNVSYFRFK